One segment of Candidatus Melainabacteria bacterium DNA contains the following:
- a CDS encoding response regulator transcription factor, translating to MKILIVEDHEFTRMGLKLSLEQISGLNIVGEASDGADGLKRTIEARPEVVLMDIEMPNMDGIEATKQIKEQAPDVRVIMLTSHKSDQTIFAALSAGANGYCLKNIAPQQLSTVIKMVADGAVWLDPGIANRVLSAYSLTEAQPAVVTKAPPKAPKTNISLSPRETEVLRLVADGLSNQKIAERLGLGLETVKTHMRHIMEKLAVSDRTEAAVKAMKQGIV from the coding sequence ATCAAAATTCTGATCGTTGAAGATCATGAATTCACGAGAATGGGTCTAAAGCTGAGCTTGGAGCAGATCTCCGGTTTGAACATTGTTGGAGAAGCATCAGACGGTGCCGATGGATTGAAGCGCACTATCGAAGCCAGACCGGAAGTCGTTCTCATGGATATTGAGATGCCAAATATGGACGGCATCGAGGCTACGAAGCAAATTAAGGAACAGGCTCCAGACGTGCGGGTGATCATGCTCACCTCTCACAAAAGCGACCAGACAATCTTTGCAGCACTGAGTGCTGGTGCTAATGGATATTGTTTGAAAAACATTGCTCCACAGCAGCTTTCTACAGTTATTAAGATGGTTGCCGATGGCGCTGTCTGGCTTGATCCTGGTATTGCCAATCGCGTGCTCAGTGCCTATTCGTTAACTGAAGCACAACCAGCGGTGGTGACAAAAGCGCCTCCGAAAGCACCGAAAACTAATATCTCACTCTCGCCGCGAGAGACTGAGGTTTTGCGCCTGGTGGCCGATGGATTGAGCAATCAGAAAATCGCTGAGCGATTGGGTCTGGGACTGGAGACAGTCAAAACTCATATGCGCCATATCATGGAGAAATTGGCTGTTTCTGATCGCACCGAAGCTGCCGTGAAGGCTATGAAACAGGGCATCGTTTGA
- a CDS encoding response regulator: MTTGEKINILLVDDRPENLLVLKATLGSLGCNLVEAQSGKEALKYLLDQEFAVILLDVMMPEMDGFEVARIVREREKSKHTPIIFVTAMFLDDQDAFRGYSVGAVDYIMKPFAPEILRSKVTVFVDLFRKTEEIKRQSEHIRAMEQREYTAKLQATEERLRQEAERERNEARAIRSVLVHAPVGYARLDRNHNFIETNQMFADQFSLSEDVANQSIFTALPGLPPAVREAVENSRPYLVHDLQVYEGTGSETSRYCDLAVWPTSNREQFTGTILIGTDVTERVLLDLQRKDFVATLAHDLQTPVIASDRALLLLLGKIDGNVSPELVSFVQMLKKNNENLLHMIESLLDIYHYEEGAKALYCDEVDLKLLAMTCIDELAALAAEQNVTLISDFPAELHSVFADRTAIRRVITNLLDNSLKFSKGGTVTARARNQADTVVFEVTDNGIGIKPEDKSHLFERYWHGTGHKSYKGSSGLGLYLCRQIIESHNGQIECDTSVAKMTTFRFTLPVRTADDSEPTSDPRRLKQSAV, encoded by the coding sequence ATGACGACGGGCGAAAAAATCAATATTCTGCTGGTCGACGATCGCCCTGAAAATCTGCTCGTTTTGAAAGCCACTCTTGGATCACTTGGATGCAATCTTGTCGAAGCGCAGTCTGGTAAAGAAGCGCTTAAATACTTGCTGGATCAAGAGTTCGCAGTGATTTTGCTCGACGTCATGATGCCGGAAATGGACGGTTTTGAAGTGGCGCGAATTGTTCGTGAAAGAGAAAAATCGAAGCACACGCCAATTATTTTCGTCACGGCAATGTTTCTCGATGACCAGGACGCCTTTCGCGGTTATTCCGTCGGTGCCGTCGACTACATCATGAAGCCGTTTGCGCCTGAGATTTTGCGTTCCAAAGTTACAGTGTTCGTCGACTTGTTCAGAAAGACTGAAGAAATTAAGCGGCAATCAGAACACATTCGCGCTATGGAGCAACGTGAATACACAGCCAAGCTGCAAGCAACAGAAGAACGATTGCGGCAGGAGGCTGAGCGTGAACGGAATGAAGCTCGTGCGATCCGCTCGGTTCTTGTTCATGCTCCAGTGGGCTACGCCAGACTTGATAGGAATCATAATTTTATTGAGACCAATCAAATGTTCGCGGATCAATTTTCATTAAGTGAAGATGTCGCCAATCAGTCCATTTTCACGGCTTTACCTGGATTGCCGCCGGCAGTGCGAGAAGCTGTGGAGAACAGCCGTCCTTATCTTGTCCATGATTTGCAGGTTTATGAAGGCACCGGGAGTGAAACCAGCCGTTACTGCGACCTGGCAGTATGGCCTACCTCGAATAGAGAACAGTTTACAGGCACTATTCTTATCGGCACTGACGTGACTGAGCGTGTTTTACTCGATCTTCAGCGCAAAGACTTTGTTGCTACATTGGCACACGATCTGCAAACGCCTGTTATCGCCTCCGATCGCGCTTTGCTCTTGCTGCTTGGAAAAATTGATGGCAACGTTTCGCCAGAACTGGTCAGCTTTGTGCAAATGCTGAAAAAGAACAATGAGAACCTGCTGCACATGATTGAGAGTCTTCTCGACATTTATCACTATGAGGAAGGTGCTAAGGCCCTGTACTGCGATGAGGTCGACTTGAAGCTTTTGGCAATGACCTGTATTGATGAGCTTGCTGCCCTAGCTGCTGAGCAGAATGTGACACTTATTTCAGATTTTCCTGCTGAATTGCATTCAGTTTTTGCAGATCGCACTGCTATTCGCCGCGTTATTACAAATCTTCTTGACAATTCGCTTAAATTCAGCAAGGGTGGGACTGTCACTGCAAGAGCAAGGAATCAAGCTGACACAGTAGTTTTCGAGGTCACAGACAATGGCATCGGTATTAAACCTGAAGACAAAAGTCATTTATTCGAACGTTATTGGCACGGCACTGGGCACAAGTCATATAAGGGAAGCAGCGGCTTAGGTCTTTACTTGTGCAGGCAAATCATCGAGTCTCACAACGGGCAAATCGAATGTGATACAAGTGTTGCTAAAATGACCACATTCAGATTCACGCTGCCGGTTCGTACGGCAGATGATTCGGAGCCGACAAGTGATCCCCGACGCCTAAAGCAGAGTGCTGTGTAG